In Actinoplanes sp. NBC_00393, a single genomic region encodes these proteins:
- the wecB gene encoding non-hydrolyzing UDP-N-acetylglucosamine 2-epimerase — translation MKHILVPFGTRPEVIKLAPVVRALRAAGHTVTAVDTGQHADAAMSGDVQLDLGLLPDVRLTLPNGPGRLGALLTGAAQVLAGVPADVVLALGDTHTVPAYALAARGAGIPFAHLEAGLRSFNPRSLEEVNRRVAAATAQLHFAPTARAAAFLASEGVPASRVFVVGNPVIDALRDRGVVPVAPSSRNGVLVTAHRASNVDDPARLADLVEVIAQLASLGPVRFPIHPRTRARLLAEGLYDKLAALPGVTCEDPLPYDELLQALAHARVVVTDSGGLQEEAAYLGVPVVVLRRSTPRWEGVEAGTAILTGISSDAVDAARRLSEPGTLARIAALPCPYGDGDTGPRVAALLASPEVDPLLALDEPDYTDGTRPWVAA, via the coding sequence ATGAAACACATCCTGGTTCCCTTCGGCACCCGCCCCGAAGTGATCAAGCTGGCGCCGGTCGTGCGCGCGTTGCGCGCCGCCGGGCACACGGTCACGGCCGTGGACACCGGACAGCACGCCGATGCGGCGATGAGCGGGGATGTGCAGCTCGATCTGGGTCTCCTTCCCGATGTACGCCTGACGCTGCCGAACGGCCCAGGCCGGCTCGGTGCGCTGCTCACCGGCGCTGCGCAGGTCCTTGCGGGCGTGCCGGCGGATGTCGTGCTCGCGCTCGGCGACACCCACACTGTCCCGGCCTACGCGCTCGCCGCGCGGGGTGCCGGCATTCCGTTCGCCCATCTGGAAGCGGGGCTGCGCAGCTTCAACCCGCGCAGTCTCGAAGAGGTCAACCGGCGGGTCGCGGCGGCTACCGCGCAGCTGCACTTCGCGCCTACCGCGCGGGCTGCTGCCTTCCTGGCTTCTGAGGGCGTGCCGGCGTCGCGGGTCTTCGTCGTCGGCAACCCGGTGATCGATGCTCTGCGTGACCGGGGAGTCGTGCCGGTTGCGCCGTCATCCCGTAACGGGGTCCTCGTCACTGCTCACCGTGCTTCCAACGTGGATGATCCGGCTCGGCTGGCTGATCTGGTCGAGGTCATCGCTCAGCTGGCTTCGCTCGGCCCGGTCCGGTTCCCGATCCACCCGCGGACCCGGGCGCGTCTGCTCGCTGAAGGCCTCTACGACAAGCTCGCGGCCCTCCCCGGCGTGACCTGCGAGGATCCGCTGCCCTACGACGAGTTGTTGCAGGCCCTGGCCCACGCGCGCGTGGTGGTCACCGACTCCGGTGGGCTGCAGGAGGAGGCCGCCTACCTGGGCGTGCCGGTCGTCGTGCTGCGGCGGTCGACGCCGCGCTGGGAAGGCGTCGAAGCCGGAACCGCGATCCTCACCGGCATCAGCAGCGACGCGGTGGACGCCGCGCGGCGGCTCAGCGAGCCGGGGACGCTTGCCCGGATCGCGGCCCTGCCCTGCCCCTACGGCGACGGCGACACCGGGCCGCGGGTGGCTGCGCTGCTGGCATCTCCCGAGGTGGATCCGCTGCTCGCGCTGGACGAGCCGGACTACACCGATGGCACCCGGCCGTGGGTCGCCGCATGA
- a CDS encoding HAD family hydrolase, giving the protein MTTPTWTGPAPAGIVIDLDDTLFPQASYLYGASRAVGRAGATHGLDPIRLAHAVRRQLVAGSDRGGTIDRALAAYGLPTDEAAELVPTLVAAFTGYRPRRLPLYPGAADALAALAAHYPIACLTDGNPLIQRAKLAATGLTNAFITIVITDELGGRAARKPHPGGLRHAATTLGIDPAELVVIGDRPGKDMAVAVALGARSIRVQTGEYAQSPDEPHATVIVPDLTTAAGLLIPA; this is encoded by the coding sequence ATGACCACCCCCACCTGGACCGGTCCCGCACCCGCAGGCATCGTCATCGACCTCGACGACACCCTGTTCCCGCAGGCCAGCTACCTCTACGGTGCCTCCCGCGCGGTAGGCCGCGCCGGCGCCACCCACGGCCTCGACCCGATCCGGCTCGCCCACGCGGTCCGCCGCCAACTGGTAGCCGGCTCCGACCGCGGCGGCACCATCGACCGCGCCCTGGCCGCCTACGGCCTCCCCACCGACGAAGCCGCCGAACTGGTCCCCACCCTCGTAGCCGCTTTCACCGGCTACCGCCCCCGCCGGCTCCCGCTCTACCCCGGCGCCGCCGACGCCTTGGCCGCGCTCGCCGCCCACTACCCGATCGCCTGCCTCACCGACGGCAACCCGCTCATCCAGCGCGCCAAACTGGCCGCAACGGGCCTGACCAACGCGTTCATCACCATCGTCATCACCGACGAACTCGGCGGCCGCGCAGCCCGCAAACCCCACCCCGGCGGCCTGCGGCACGCCGCCACCACCCTCGGCATCGACCCGGCCGAGCTGGTGGTGATCGGCGACCGCCCGGGCAAGGACATGGCCGTGGCGGTCGCGCTGGGTGCCCGCTCCATCCGGGTCCAGACCGGGGAGTACGCCCAAAGCCCCGACGAACCCCACGCCACAGTCATCGTCCCCGACCTGACCACAGCAGCCGGCCTCCTCATCCCCGCTTGA
- a CDS encoding glycosyltransferase family 2 protein, protein MTGRGRHRRGASPAHSRKNFRKGLLGHALLVAAAFALFGVDATLGWCATVLNVVFLVFFFRHLAFAVAAARWAEKDLDAPLVGVEDFTPSVAVLVACKDEELVVDGMVSALLSLDYPADRLTVVVVDDASTDGTGAILDRWAAANPRLRVLHREPGAGGGKSGALNDALALVDSEIAVIFDADHQPEASVLRRLVRHFREPKVGAVMGRCVVRNGIESSLASTIFIDYLSGYLVNEYGRQALFELPAYGGANCAVRTDLIRALGGWNVDTVTEDTDLTLRLLLGGRRVRYDPSAVDFEEAVLSSSRFWRQRYRWARGHQKCLRDYWRPILRTRHLSPMEKLETMLFLWVYHVPVLCGLGLILIVLRAFGIGDASAFEMLSLSALLFAGPFTELAVGLVLGRVERRAVWMLVGFIPAFGMSILTATKAYFDGMWGTTYSWSKTARSGATSTVAPELVAAR, encoded by the coding sequence ATGACAGGCCGGGGGCGCCACCGCCGTGGGGCGTCCCCGGCGCACTCCAGAAAGAACTTCCGCAAAGGCCTGCTCGGGCACGCCCTGCTGGTCGCGGCCGCGTTCGCGCTGTTCGGCGTGGACGCCACGCTCGGCTGGTGCGCCACCGTGCTCAACGTCGTCTTCCTGGTCTTCTTCTTCCGGCACCTCGCGTTCGCCGTCGCCGCCGCCCGCTGGGCCGAGAAGGATCTGGACGCGCCCCTGGTCGGCGTCGAGGACTTCACCCCCTCGGTCGCCGTCCTGGTCGCCTGCAAGGACGAGGAACTCGTCGTCGACGGCATGGTCTCCGCCCTGCTGTCCCTCGACTACCCGGCCGACAGGCTCACCGTCGTGGTCGTCGACGACGCCTCCACCGACGGCACCGGCGCCATCCTCGACCGCTGGGCCGCGGCCAACCCGCGCCTGCGCGTCCTGCACCGCGAGCCCGGCGCCGGCGGCGGCAAGTCCGGCGCCCTCAACGACGCCCTCGCACTGGTCGACTCCGAGATCGCGGTGATCTTCGACGCCGACCACCAGCCCGAGGCCAGCGTGCTGCGCCGGCTGGTCCGGCACTTCCGCGAGCCCAAGGTCGGCGCCGTCATGGGCCGCTGCGTGGTCCGCAACGGCATCGAGTCCAGCCTCGCGTCCACGATTTTCATCGACTACCTGTCCGGTTACCTGGTCAACGAGTACGGCCGGCAGGCCCTGTTCGAGCTGCCCGCCTACGGTGGCGCCAACTGCGCGGTACGCACCGACCTGATCCGCGCCCTCGGCGGCTGGAACGTCGACACCGTCACCGAGGACACCGACCTCACCCTGCGGCTGCTCCTCGGCGGGCGGCGGGTCCGCTACGACCCGTCGGCCGTCGACTTCGAGGAGGCGGTGCTGTCGTCCAGCCGGTTCTGGCGGCAGCGCTACCGGTGGGCGCGGGGACACCAGAAGTGCCTGCGTGACTATTGGCGCCCGATTCTGCGTACCCGGCATCTCTCGCCCATGGAAAAGCTCGAGACCATGCTTTTCCTCTGGGTGTACCACGTGCCCGTACTCTGCGGTCTCGGTCTGATTTTGATCGTTCTCCGGGCCTTCGGCATCGGAGATGCCTCGGCCTTCGAGATGCTGTCGTTGTCCGCGCTGCTGTTCGCCGGGCCGTTCACCGAGCTCGCGGTCGGCCTCGTGCTCGGCCGCGTCGAACGCCGTGCCGTCTGGATGCTGGTCGGCTTCATCCCGGCCTTCGGGATGTCGATCCTGACCGCCACGAAGGCCTACTTCGACGGCATGTGGGGCACCACCTACAGCTGGTCCAAGACCGCGCGCTCCGGCGCCACCAGCACGGTCGCCCCCGAACTGGTGGCCGCGCGATGA
- a CDS encoding PIG-L deacetylase family protein: MRSVLAIGAHPDDIELGCGGALAAHRAAGDPVTMLVITGGQNGPGSTAGRRAEAEAAARNLDCLLQWGRLVDCAVTADAPTIALIEKAIRDVDADVIYVHAPDDSHQDHRAVTAATLSAARHGRRILHYRSPSTTRFEPTVFVDISAHLDRKIDALSCHRSQVENSAMVDPEVVAASARHFGAQARVRYAEAFMPARFVWDLAPVMEMPMLTEMAAFPAQVPA; encoded by the coding sequence ATGCGCAGCGTCCTGGCGATCGGGGCCCACCCCGACGACATCGAACTCGGCTGCGGCGGCGCCCTCGCCGCCCACCGCGCCGCGGGCGACCCGGTGACCATGCTCGTCATCACCGGCGGGCAGAACGGTCCGGGCAGCACCGCCGGCCGGCGCGCGGAGGCCGAGGCCGCCGCCCGCAACCTCGACTGCCTGCTGCAGTGGGGTCGGTTGGTGGACTGCGCGGTCACCGCCGACGCGCCGACGATCGCGCTGATCGAGAAGGCGATCCGCGACGTCGACGCTGACGTCATCTATGTGCACGCGCCCGACGACTCGCACCAGGACCACCGGGCGGTCACCGCGGCGACCCTGTCGGCGGCCCGGCACGGCCGGCGGATCCTGCACTACCGCAGCCCGTCCACCACCCGTTTCGAACCGACCGTGTTCGTCGACATCTCGGCCCACCTGGACCGCAAGATCGACGCCCTGTCCTGCCACCGCAGCCAGGTCGAGAACTCGGCGATGGTCGACCCGGAGGTGGTCGCCGCCTCGGCCCGGCACTTCGGCGCCCAGGCCCGGGTCCGCTACGCCGAGGCGTTCATGCCGGCCCGCTTCGTGTGGGACCTGGCCCCCGTGATGGAGATGCCCATGTTGACCGAGATGGCCGCCTTCCCGGCGCAGGTCCCGGCATGA
- a CDS encoding alpha/beta fold hydrolase yields the protein MENNILQVPGATLYYEIRGAGPLVVLVGAPMNATSFAGLAELLAADHTVLTTDPRGINRSSVDDRERDSTPELRADDLSRLLRHLDAGPAAVMGSSGGAVTALALVQAHPELVHTVVAHEPPLAELLDDRDHVRAQTADYIATYLAGDVVGAWTKFFGQASISIPDEVVKQMFSGERDPQDVADEHFWFAHELRASAQWIPDIDLLRDASTRIVVGVGAESTGQICDRTSAALAARLGVERITFPGDHIGFVDDPERFAGRLRDVLY from the coding sequence ATGGAGAACAACATTCTGCAAGTGCCGGGCGCGACCCTCTACTACGAGATCCGCGGCGCCGGGCCGCTCGTGGTGCTGGTCGGCGCGCCGATGAACGCGACGTCCTTCGCGGGACTGGCCGAGCTGCTCGCCGCCGATCACACCGTGCTCACCACCGACCCTCGGGGCATCAACCGCAGCTCGGTCGACGACCGGGAGCGGGACTCGACCCCGGAACTGCGCGCCGATGACCTCAGCCGGCTCCTGCGCCACCTCGACGCCGGGCCGGCCGCGGTGATGGGCTCCAGCGGTGGCGCGGTCACCGCCCTCGCCCTCGTCCAGGCCCATCCCGAGCTGGTCCACACCGTCGTCGCCCACGAGCCGCCGCTGGCCGAACTGCTCGACGACCGCGATCACGTCCGCGCGCAGACCGCCGATTACATAGCCACCTACCTCGCCGGGGACGTGGTCGGCGCCTGGACGAAGTTCTTCGGGCAGGCGAGCATCAGCATCCCCGACGAGGTCGTGAAGCAGATGTTCAGCGGGGAACGCGACCCGCAGGACGTCGCCGATGAGCATTTCTGGTTTGCTCACGAACTGCGCGCATCCGCCCAGTGGATCCCTGACATCGACCTGTTGCGCGACGCGTCCACCCGCATCGTCGTCGGCGTCGGCGCGGAATCCACCGGGCAGATCTGTGACCGCACGTCGGCAGCGCTGGCGGCCCGCCTCGGCGTTGAACGGATCACGTTCCCCGGCGACCACATCGGCTTCGTCGACGACCCGGAACGATTCGCCGGCCGGCTCCGGGACGTCCTCTACTGA
- a CDS encoding ATP-grasp domain-containing protein translates to MSLVTSRLERTLIRRASRRTITTATVRRRQLVLLEMLLAVAGCVGGYTLLIEWARRFEVSLAASIIDALGVDRISAALGDSFIVFGPGFEPVVAEMTGSCSILTSVLALAALALVALRERPQVIVGFAVAGLFVLAANQVRLLLSLLAGRYFAIDALIFFHDWVGAVINFAYTLIGLLIMIGLTMYDSQRAEQDHTGRHTADRPEAWGRPGLGHRVPVEAAPETGRANVAAILHRRILPKAVSNRLARRREQRRVDYRVGHESAGRRAVIVRELAAKGLGVHTATLLAVATHETDPLVLDSLATAVAARQWEPVAGQDVIALRLWARAWLMRAPRQHDGGTPTGRLIAVTGAGGPAGVAVIKALQANGDHVLALDANPDAVGLRLAGRAAVLPRADQPGYAEALLTTLDEHRPAALICTVAEEYAALTPLTGTLERLGVRTWLPDLNSADACLDKVAFAAALYQAGVPHPATAWNAATAEMIPGPWVVKPARGRGSRDVMFVDDPRELAHAFAVVPGAIAQTRLGGREFTADALVDRDGTLAVCVPRWRDETRGGISTRGTTFASDAVTQVVAATLRAVGHTGPANVQGFVADNGAVTVVEVNPRFSGGLPLTLAAGANVVTAYLEGILNPGAPLPGLTYQPGVRMARHFAEVYYDADGAPITDPLGAAR, encoded by the coding sequence ATGAGCCTCGTGACCAGCCGGCTGGAGCGGACCCTGATCCGGCGGGCGAGCCGCCGGACGATCACCACCGCGACGGTACGCCGCAGACAGCTCGTCCTGCTCGAGATGCTCCTGGCCGTAGCCGGTTGCGTCGGCGGGTACACGCTGCTCATCGAGTGGGCCCGCCGCTTCGAGGTCTCGCTCGCCGCGTCGATCATCGACGCGCTCGGGGTGGACCGCATCTCGGCCGCCCTCGGCGACTCGTTCATCGTCTTCGGCCCCGGCTTCGAACCCGTGGTCGCCGAGATGACCGGCTCCTGCTCCATCCTCACCAGCGTCCTCGCGCTGGCCGCCCTCGCCCTGGTCGCACTGCGCGAACGCCCGCAGGTCATCGTCGGATTCGCCGTCGCCGGCCTGTTCGTCCTCGCCGCCAACCAGGTCCGGCTGCTCCTGTCGCTGCTCGCCGGCCGCTACTTCGCGATCGACGCGCTGATCTTCTTCCACGACTGGGTCGGCGCCGTCATCAACTTCGCCTACACCCTGATCGGACTGCTCATCATGATCGGACTGACCATGTACGACTCTCAGCGGGCCGAGCAGGACCACACCGGCCGGCACACCGCCGACCGTCCGGAAGCGTGGGGGCGGCCCGGGCTCGGGCACCGCGTACCGGTCGAAGCCGCACCGGAGACCGGGCGCGCCAACGTCGCGGCGATCCTGCACCGCAGGATCCTGCCCAAGGCCGTCTCCAACCGGCTGGCCCGCCGCCGTGAGCAGCGGCGCGTCGACTACCGGGTCGGGCACGAGAGCGCCGGGCGCCGCGCGGTCATCGTCCGCGAACTCGCCGCCAAGGGCCTCGGCGTGCACACCGCCACCCTGCTCGCGGTCGCCACCCACGAGACCGACCCGCTGGTGCTCGACTCCCTGGCCACGGCCGTCGCCGCCCGGCAGTGGGAGCCGGTCGCGGGGCAGGATGTCATCGCGCTGCGCCTGTGGGCCCGGGCCTGGCTGATGCGCGCGCCCCGGCAGCACGACGGGGGCACGCCCACCGGGCGGCTCATCGCGGTCACCGGCGCGGGCGGGCCGGCCGGCGTTGCCGTGATCAAGGCCCTGCAGGCGAACGGCGACCATGTGCTGGCTCTCGATGCCAACCCCGATGCGGTCGGGCTTCGGCTGGCCGGTCGCGCGGCGGTGCTGCCCCGGGCCGACCAGCCGGGGTACGCCGAAGCGCTGCTCACCACCCTCGACGAACACCGGCCGGCCGCGCTGATCTGCACGGTCGCGGAGGAGTACGCGGCGCTCACCCCGCTGACCGGGACCCTCGAGCGGCTCGGCGTACGCACCTGGCTGCCCGACCTGAACTCCGCCGACGCCTGCCTCGACAAGGTCGCCTTCGCGGCCGCGTTGTACCAGGCCGGCGTACCGCACCCGGCCACCGCCTGGAACGCCGCCACCGCCGAGATGATCCCCGGCCCGTGGGTGGTCAAACCGGCCCGCGGCCGCGGCAGCCGCGACGTCATGTTTGTCGACGATCCCCGCGAACTCGCCCACGCCTTCGCCGTCGTCCCCGGCGCCATCGCCCAGACCCGGCTCGGCGGGCGTGAATTCACCGCCGACGCGCTGGTCGACCGGGACGGGACGCTCGCCGTCTGCGTACCGCGGTGGCGCGACGAGACCCGCGGCGGGATCTCCACCCGGGGCACCACCTTCGCCTCCGACGCCGTCACCCAGGTCGTCGCCGCGACGCTGCGCGCGGTCGGCCACACCGGGCCGGCCAACGTGCAGGGGTTCGTGGCCGACAACGGCGCGGTGACGGTCGTTGAAGTGAACCCGCGCTTCTCCGGGGGACTGCCACTCACCCTGGCGGCCGGGGCGAACGTCGTCACCGCGTACCTCGAAGGGATCCTGAACCCGGGCGCGCCGCTGCCCGGCCTGACCTACCAGCCCGGCGTTCGCATGGCCCGGCACTTCGCCGAGGTCTACTACGACGCCGACGGCGCCCCGATCACCGACCCGCTCGGAGCTGCTCGATGA